The following proteins are co-located in the Gorilla gorilla gorilla isolate KB3781 chromosome 7, NHGRI_mGorGor1-v2.1_pri, whole genome shotgun sequence genome:
- the LOC109028042 gene encoding myosin regulatory light chain 12B-like, with the protein MFLTMFGEKLNGTDPEDVIRNAFACFDEEATGTIQEDYLRELLTTMGDRFTDEEVDELYREAPIDKKGNFNYIEFTPILKHGAKDKDD; encoded by the coding sequence ATGTTCCTGACCATGTTTGGTGAGAAGTTAAATGGCACAGATCCTGAAGATGTCATCAGAAACGCCTTTGCTTGCTTTGATGAAGAAGCAACAGGCACCATTCAGGAAGATTACCTAAGAGAGCTGCTGACAACCATGGGGGATcggtttacagatgaggaagtggaTGAGCTGTACAGAGAAGCACCTATTGACAAAAAGGGGAATTTCAATTACATCGAGTTCACCCCCATCCTGAAACATGGAGCCAAAGACAAAGATGACTGA